One part of the Sphingobium yanoikuyae genome encodes these proteins:
- a CDS encoding TonB-dependent receptor, translated as MRFASYILTGAAACGIIGFIPAAQAQTSAPAQDEVADIVVTGIRASLQSAQNIKRNSDKIVDSIVAEDIGKLPDINVAEALQRVSGIQVSRDRGEGGGVAIRGLSQVLTTMNGREVFTAGGGRSFNLQDVPSELLSGIDVYKTPSADLIEGGIGGVIDLRTRKPLDKKGFTFSASARGRYSDLADDVKPMASVLVSNSWDTDAGEFGILVSAAYQERAFATDIINVGAPNGRSDIIAGQTVNTPNGSYQPAIKGNRRRIGVDGIVQWKPTPELEFYGQVSYQDFRSIQTQFGLNIPTNGRTAVPGSATLFDGTKDVESISYNNVSFSTFGVARDTYDENFQYSGGVTYETDKARFNLDASYSTSKNTLYYSELDLTGVAPLAQQTVSGSVPSMLLSGIDLNNIASYTIGAMTRNENYFKGDMWAIKGDASFDIESPILKSLNFGLRWAKRGMDFTPVRFFQTPGTAAARLNAAPYADLFMANPLNSMFSGSGNINQDFLVADPDALRSMDSFNAIRQQLGITAQVGVSAPGIYSIDETTLAGYAMAKYGFDLGSVPVDGNIGVRVIRTGLNVTGNRLDAGQTVPTPIDMDSNYMSVLPSANIRFKLSDELQLRLSASQVLTRPGFGQLAPTLTLVPAQNTGSSGNPDLRPLKADQLDASLEYYFSPTGSLYLAGFYRNVQNFILTGTVLRNIDGIEYSISAPTNSNQGKIKGVEVGGQTFFDFLPGLLSGFGVQANYTFVDSSTGTSIAGLSTPLTDLSKHSFNVSAIYEKGPLSARLAYNWRDKFLTGLFTNNVVTGLPVYRKAYGWLDASINLDVTKNVTLSLEGSNLTRSKTHTYYGRETLVGNLEQDDIQVLGGVRVTF; from the coding sequence ATGCGTTTCGCATCATATATTCTTACGGGTGCCGCTGCCTGCGGCATCATCGGCTTCATTCCCGCCGCGCAGGCCCAGACAAGCGCCCCGGCCCAGGATGAAGTGGCGGACATCGTCGTCACCGGCATTCGCGCCAGCCTTCAGTCGGCCCAGAATATCAAGCGCAACTCCGACAAGATCGTCGATTCGATCGTCGCCGAAGACATTGGCAAGCTGCCCGACATCAACGTCGCCGAAGCGCTGCAGCGTGTGTCTGGCATCCAGGTCAGCCGTGATCGCGGCGAAGGGGGTGGCGTCGCCATCCGCGGCCTGTCGCAGGTGCTGACCACTATGAACGGCCGGGAAGTCTTCACCGCCGGCGGCGGCCGCTCCTTCAACCTTCAGGATGTGCCGTCCGAACTCCTGTCGGGCATCGACGTCTACAAGACCCCCTCGGCCGACCTGATCGAAGGCGGGATCGGCGGCGTCATCGACCTGCGCACCCGCAAGCCGCTCGACAAGAAGGGCTTCACCTTCAGCGCCAGTGCGCGTGGCCGCTATTCGGATCTCGCCGATGACGTGAAGCCGATGGCCTCGGTGCTGGTCAGCAACAGCTGGGATACGGACGCCGGCGAATTCGGCATCCTGGTCAGCGCCGCCTATCAGGAACGCGCCTTCGCCACGGACATCATCAATGTTGGCGCGCCCAATGGCCGCAGCGACATCATCGCCGGCCAGACGGTCAACACGCCCAACGGTTCCTACCAGCCCGCGATCAAGGGCAATCGCCGCCGCATCGGTGTCGACGGCATCGTGCAGTGGAAGCCGACCCCCGAACTCGAATTCTATGGCCAGGTCAGCTATCAGGATTTCCGCTCGATCCAGACCCAGTTCGGCCTCAACATCCCGACCAATGGCCGCACGGCCGTGCCGGGCAGCGCGACGCTGTTCGACGGCACCAAGGACGTCGAATCCATCTCCTATAATAATGTCTCGTTCAGCACCTTCGGCGTGGCGCGCGACACCTATGACGAGAATTTCCAATATTCCGGTGGCGTGACATATGAAACGGACAAGGCTCGTTTCAATCTCGACGCCAGCTATTCGACGTCGAAGAACACGCTCTATTATTCCGAACTCGACCTGACCGGCGTCGCGCCGCTGGCGCAGCAGACCGTCAGCGGTTCCGTGCCGAGCATGCTGCTCAGTGGCATCGATCTCAACAATATCGCCAGTTACACGATCGGCGCGATGACGCGGAACGAGAACTATTTCAAGGGTGACATGTGGGCGATCAAGGGCGACGCGTCCTTCGACATCGAAAGCCCGATCCTCAAATCGCTGAACTTCGGCCTGCGCTGGGCCAAGCGGGGCATGGACTTTACCCCGGTCCGCTTCTTCCAGACGCCGGGCACGGCCGCCGCACGCCTTAATGCCGCCCCCTATGCCGACCTGTTCATGGCCAATCCGCTCAACAGCATGTTCAGCGGTTCGGGCAACATCAACCAGGATTTCCTGGTCGCCGATCCCGATGCCCTGCGCTCGATGGACAGCTTCAACGCCATTCGCCAGCAATTGGGCATCACCGCCCAGGTGGGCGTCAGCGCGCCGGGCATCTACAGCATCGATGAAACCACGCTGGCTGGCTATGCGATGGCGAAATATGGCTTCGATCTCGGCAGCGTGCCGGTCGACGGCAATATCGGTGTCCGCGTGATCCGCACCGGCCTCAATGTGACGGGCAACCGGCTCGATGCCGGCCAGACCGTGCCGACGCCGATCGACATGGACAGCAATTATATGAGCGTCCTGCCCAGCGCGAACATCCGCTTCAAGCTGAGCGACGAACTGCAGTTGCGCCTGTCCGCCTCGCAGGTTCTGACCCGCCCCGGTTTCGGCCAGCTCGCGCCGACGCTGACGCTGGTGCCGGCCCAGAATACCGGTTCTTCGGGCAATCCCGACCTGCGTCCGCTCAAGGCCGATCAACTCGACGCCAGCCTCGAATATTATTTCTCGCCGACCGGCTCGCTCTATCTCGCCGGCTTCTATCGCAATGTGCAGAATTTCATCCTGACCGGCACGGTCCTGCGCAACATCGACGGCATCGAATATAGCATTTCGGCGCCGACCAACAGCAATCAGGGCAAGATCAAGGGCGTCGAAGTCGGCGGCCAGACCTTCTTCGACTTCCTGCCCGGCCTGCTCAGCGGCTTTGGCGTCCAGGCCAACTATACCTTCGTCGACAGCTCGACCGGCACGTCGATCGCGGGGCTCAGCACGCCGCTGACCGACCTGTCGAAGCACAGCTTCAACGTCAGCGCCATCTATGAAAAGGGGCCGCTGTCGGCGCGCCTGGCCTATAACTGGCGCGACAAGTTCCTGACCGGCCTGTTCACCAACAATGTCGTCACCGGCCTGCCGGTCTATCGCAAGGCCTATGGCTGGCTCGACGCCTCGATCAACCTGGACGTCACCAAGAATGTCACCCTGTCGCTGGAAGGCAGCAACCTGACCCGCAGCAAGACCCATACCTATTATGGTCGCGAAACGCTGGTCGGCAATCTGGAACAGGACGACATCCAGGTGCTTGGCGGCGTTCGCGTCACCTTCTGA
- a CDS encoding DUF5060 domain-containing protein has protein sequence MAVSRRMMLAGSMGAGAAVLARSASAAVAQPGQVERWGVLELAFDGPRTGNPFDDVALSVRFSSDGRTIRVPGFYDGDGVYRVRFSPPETGRWQWTSESSAATMSGKSGSFECTAPSAGNHGPVRVAAGYHFAYADGTPFRQIGTTCYSWALQSEAKCAQTLATLKTAPFNKMRMLVFPNVESVATNPFVRTGPGPRDWDPARIDPAYFRRFEDRIRKLGDLGIEADVILFHPYDEKRGYSDMARADDERYLRYIIARFGAYRNLWWSMANEYDDVKSKTMADWDHLLQMLQAEDPHDRLRSIHQITTYYDNRKPWITHSSIQNGAAVLDDVRAQLHRSFGLKPVVFDEVCYEGNSKLRWGNLTGEQMVERFWWGLMGGTYVGHSETIDPERNADHSWLGQGGRLAGTSPPRLAFLRRIMEEGPAPGIEPIQTWWNYSIAGKEFEYYLHYFGSEQPTQWPVVLPGRKGQPMNAYRLDIIDTWNMTISPVDGLFRMQRHGDYDFHDPARPTVTLPGKPWLAVRLVKV, from the coding sequence ATGGCTGTTTCGCGACGCATGATGCTGGCGGGATCGATGGGAGCGGGGGCTGCGGTGCTGGCACGGTCTGCATCGGCCGCGGTGGCGCAGCCGGGACAGGTCGAGCGCTGGGGCGTTCTGGAACTCGCCTTTGACGGCCCGCGTACCGGCAATCCCTTTGACGACGTGGCCCTGTCGGTCCGTTTCTCGTCAGATGGCCGGACGATCCGCGTGCCCGGCTTCTATGATGGTGACGGCGTCTATCGCGTGCGGTTCAGCCCACCCGAAACGGGACGCTGGCAATGGACCAGCGAGTCCAGCGCGGCGACCATGTCGGGCAAAAGCGGCAGTTTCGAATGTACCGCGCCGTCTGCTGGCAATCATGGCCCGGTGCGGGTCGCGGCCGGCTATCACTTCGCCTATGCCGATGGCACCCCATTCCGTCAGATCGGCACGACCTGCTATAGCTGGGCGCTGCAGAGCGAGGCCAAATGCGCGCAGACGCTGGCGACGCTGAAGACCGCGCCCTTCAACAAGATGCGGATGCTGGTCTTTCCCAATGTGGAGTCGGTGGCGACCAATCCCTTCGTGCGCACCGGTCCAGGGCCACGGGACTGGGATCCCGCCCGGATCGATCCCGCCTATTTCCGCCGTTTCGAGGATCGCATCCGCAAGCTGGGCGATCTCGGCATCGAGGCGGATGTCATCCTGTTCCATCCCTATGACGAGAAGCGCGGCTATAGCGACATGGCCCGTGCGGACGACGAACGCTATCTGCGCTATATCATCGCCCGCTTCGGTGCCTATCGCAACCTCTGGTGGTCGATGGCCAATGAATATGATGATGTGAAGAGCAAGACGATGGCCGACTGGGACCATCTGCTGCAAATGCTGCAGGCCGAAGATCCGCATGACCGGCTGCGCTCGATCCATCAGATCACCACCTATTACGACAATCGCAAACCCTGGATCACGCACAGCAGTATCCAGAATGGCGCGGCGGTGCTGGACGATGTGCGGGCCCAGCTGCATCGCAGCTTCGGACTGAAGCCGGTGGTCTTCGACGAGGTCTGTTATGAGGGCAATTCCAAGCTGCGCTGGGGCAATCTGACCGGCGAGCAGATGGTCGAGCGTTTCTGGTGGGGGCTGATGGGCGGCACCTATGTCGGCCATAGCGAGACCATCGACCCGGAGCGTAACGCCGATCATAGCTGGCTGGGGCAGGGCGGCCGGCTGGCCGGCACCAGCCCGCCGCGCCTGGCCTTCCTGCGCCGGATCATGGAGGAGGGGCCGGCACCGGGGATCGAGCCGATCCAGACCTGGTGGAATTATTCGATCGCCGGCAAGGAGTTCGAATATTATCTCCATTATTTCGGGAGCGAGCAGCCGACGCAATGGCCGGTGGTGCTGCCGGGACGCAAGGGGCAGCCGATGAACGCCTACCGGCTCGACATCATCGACACCTGGAACATGACGATCTCACCGGTCGATGGCCTGTTTCGCATGCAGCGGCACGGTGATTATGATTTCCATGATCCGGCGCGACCGACGGTCACGCTGCCCGGCAAGCCCTGGCTGGCGGTGCGATTGGTCAAGGTCTGA
- a CDS encoding FadR/GntR family transcriptional regulator: protein MAKQQTSGFEAYLKPTSSTHDQVAKVLGAEILAGTYPPGTKLPSEQEIIERFGISRTVLREVFKTLTAKGMIVSKTRVGTSVREQHYWNFFDAEVLAWRVSLGMDSDFRRGIAEARVAVESRAAELAAHRASAEDIALLREAVAGMRAAVGSRQKFAEADLAFHQAVGAASGNFLLNAFSTVTEVALVASFLMLPLEEDDMHEETVLRHERVVDAIEAGAAEEASRLMGEIIDFGAIKVSRSLSRAQEE, encoded by the coding sequence TTGGCAAAACAGCAGACATCCGGCTTCGAAGCCTATCTGAAACCGACCTCGTCCACCCATGATCAGGTCGCAAAGGTGCTGGGGGCCGAAATATTGGCCGGCACCTATCCGCCGGGCACAAAATTGCCGTCCGAGCAGGAGATTATCGAGCGGTTCGGCATTTCCCGCACCGTGCTGCGCGAAGTGTTCAAGACATTGACTGCCAAGGGCATGATCGTGTCGAAGACGCGGGTCGGCACCAGCGTGCGCGAGCAGCATTACTGGAATTTCTTCGATGCCGAAGTGCTGGCCTGGCGGGTCAGCCTGGGCATGGACAGCGATTTCCGGCGGGGTATCGCCGAAGCCCGCGTCGCGGTGGAATCGCGCGCTGCCGAACTGGCCGCCCATCGCGCGTCGGCCGAGGATATCGCGCTGCTGCGTGAGGCGGTCGCCGGCATGCGTGCGGCAGTGGGATCGCGCCAGAAATTCGCCGAGGCGGACCTCGCCTTTCACCAGGCGGTAGGCGCAGCGTCCGGCAATTTCCTGCTCAACGCCTTTTCCACGGTCACCGAAGTCGCGCTCGTCGCGTCCTTCCTGATGCTGCCGCTGGAAGAGGATGACATGCACGAAGAGACCGTGCTGCGCCACGAACGGGTCGTCGACGCGATCGAGGCGGGCGCGGCCGAGGAGGCGAGCCGACTGATGGGCGAGATCATCGATTTCGGCGCCATCAAGGTGTCGCGCAGCCTGTCGCGCGCGCAGGAGGAATGA
- the dld gene encoding D-lactate dehydrogenase: protein MKGEDLASLLAHLRHAVGDRHVLTHDRQTRRFRFGYRFGSGPVAAVVRPGSLVEQWRCLQACVDAGTAIIMQAANTGLTGGSTPHGADYDRPVVIISTTRIKGIHLVDGGRQVICLPGATLHELERRLRPLGREPHSVIGSSCLGASVMGGVCNNSGGSLVRRGPAYTELALYARIEADGTLALVNHLGIDLGEAVETLLDRLDRGAFTDADLIADQGRCGSDHDYASHVRNIEADTPARFNADPRKLHEASGSAGKLALFAVRLDSFPQEDASGVFYIGTNDPGLLTDLRRDMLRDFPGLPIAAEYVHRTAFDIAARYGKDMFLAVRLLGTDRLPALFAFKARVDGWLDSLGLGRHHLADRLLNQFARCFPQHLPRRMRSYRDRYEHHLMIRMAAADMDAMRAYLERSIDGRDGAYFECSADEADRAFQHRFAVAGAAVRYRAVHHRAVEDIVALDIALPRNSLVWTETLPAEIEAEAIAKLYYGHFFCHVFHQDYVVRKGTDIEQFEQRVLRQLDARGAEYPAEHNVGHLYPAKPALANFYRGLDPSNRMNPGIGQMPMQSHYGNGPKV, encoded by the coding sequence ATGAAGGGGGAGGATCTGGCATCCTTGCTGGCGCATTTGCGACATGCCGTCGGCGATCGCCACGTCCTCACGCATGACCGCCAGACCCGCCGCTTCCGTTTCGGATATCGCTTCGGTTCGGGGCCGGTCGCAGCCGTGGTCCGGCCCGGATCGCTGGTCGAGCAGTGGCGCTGCCTGCAGGCCTGCGTCGATGCCGGAACCGCGATCATCATGCAGGCGGCTAATACCGGCCTGACCGGCGGATCGACGCCCCATGGCGCGGACTATGATCGCCCTGTCGTCATCATCAGCACGACCCGGATCAAGGGTATCCATCTGGTCGATGGTGGCAGGCAGGTCATATGCCTGCCCGGCGCCACCCTGCACGAACTGGAACGACGGCTGCGCCCGCTGGGCCGCGAGCCGCATTCGGTGATCGGTTCATCCTGCCTGGGGGCGAGCGTCATGGGCGGCGTCTGCAACAATAGTGGCGGATCGCTGGTGCGGCGCGGGCCGGCCTATACCGAACTGGCGCTCTATGCCCGGATCGAGGCGGATGGCACGCTGGCACTGGTCAACCATCTGGGCATCGACCTGGGCGAGGCGGTGGAGACATTGCTCGACCGGCTCGATCGCGGCGCTTTTACCGACGCGGACCTGATCGCGGACCAGGGCCGCTGCGGATCGGATCATGACTATGCCAGCCATGTGCGCAACATCGAAGCCGACACCCCTGCCCGCTTCAATGCCGACCCGCGCAAGTTGCACGAAGCGTCCGGCAGCGCGGGCAAGCTGGCCCTGTTCGCGGTACGGCTGGACAGTTTCCCCCAGGAAGACGCATCGGGCGTCTTCTACATCGGCACCAATGACCCCGGCCTGCTGACCGACCTGCGCCGGGACATGCTGCGCGATTTTCCCGGCCTGCCGATCGCCGCGGAATATGTCCATCGCACCGCGTTCGACATCGCCGCCCGCTATGGCAAGGACATGTTCCTGGCGGTGCGCCTGCTCGGCACGGATCGACTGCCCGCGCTGTTCGCGTTCAAGGCGCGGGTCGATGGCTGGCTGGACAGCCTAGGACTTGGCCGCCACCATCTCGCGGACCGGCTGCTCAACCAGTTTGCCCGCTGCTTTCCGCAACATCTGCCCCGGCGCATGCGCAGCTATCGCGACCGATACGAGCATCATCTGATGATCCGCATGGCCGCTGCCGACATGGATGCGATGCGGGCCTATCTGGAACGCAGCATCGACGGGCGCGACGGCGCCTATTTCGAATGTTCAGCCGACGAGGCGGACCGGGCCTTCCAGCATCGCTTCGCGGTCGCCGGCGCGGCCGTGCGCTATCGCGCGGTCCATCATCGGGCGGTGGAGGATATTGTCGCGCTCGACATCGCCCTCCCCCGCAACAGCCTTGTCTGGACCGAGACATTGCCGGCCGAGATCGAGGCGGAGGCCATCGCCAAACTCTATTACGGCCATTTCTTCTGCCATGTCTTCCACCAGGATTATGTGGTGCGCAAGGGAACGGACATCGAGCAGTTCGAGCAGCGCGTCCTGCGCCAACTGGATGCCCGCGGCGCCGAATATCCGGCCGAACATAATGTCGGCCATCTCTATCCGGCAAAACCGGCGCTGGCGAACTTCTATCGCGGGCTCGATCCATCCAACCGAATGAATCCGGGTATAGGACAAATGCCGATGCAGTCCCATTATGGTAACGGACCCAAAGTTTGA